One genomic segment of Esox lucius isolate fEsoLuc1 chromosome 15, fEsoLuc1.pri, whole genome shotgun sequence includes these proteins:
- the LOC105023267 gene encoding EMILIN-1, whose translation MAGPVLFVVLWVLRWFGEVGGASYPQRYNLYSGQAQGQLQNGARAASRHRNWCAYVVTKTVSCVVEDGVETYVKPDYHPCSWGTQCSRMVTYRTYMKPRYKVAYKMVTDMEWKCCTGYTGDDCSEVQSGGSGTQIATARPRPNPSRPGQTGSGTGHGGQSGGDGRGDIDKMRQLEDKIQSLTKDLHDLQSTLRDMNERFHEEMRKPGFSGGTKNPADAAQPEMKETINSIQTKLDQLDNRTKAHDKTLVNINNHLVNGNGGGGNDLGGGGAGGTGGISGTKLNTLKEEILSELERRVSLSCSTCQSGVEDLRRLQQQDRERIQALEKQLNTLDDLRRDVTRSQSCCNTVTDLKNRVTDAERKISIVSENYDVIQNRLDKDLGGVLGSGGDSGLPKVIEDRLDNRLKDLERRVNSTVQHTEESCAFIENDLKDYFHRELGDLRTVFLDRFDDQGYRIADIELDVGIIKDRVLDHDNKLSHLENCTALQNKTLTDCGCGGTGENADDGDTVKSITWRVVANEDKIRRFDTRIKDLSISGDSLMDKVVDLSHDIRKIKDLTGNNGEHFNRIVTEIEMLGRGVDDCDICGRVEDELKILKNHTQHTLNRWEKDINNIRTRVDSDQSSCSQVCSTLQEEVGKLREDVDKCNGQCKIRLETPTTGTGGGGLDDPQKPLDGHSVIGGTTNNGHLQGELSGVILTFSSINDTLKGLEHIVQKHGSVITDLGNTKDKIISELDKIQQEVTEHIEDSRDRLDSVDRDVRRFESTLVVEMGDCKRSGDGLEKRLSKMEGVCGRLDGVSDSLQKIKEGLNKHVTGLWNCVNSLNATVISHEGVIENIQTTQLDRIHGKIKNLNSSVNHILKEFQNLSEQDLTGLPGPPGPSGERGFPGLPGLKGPQGRDGPPGRQGENGPRGPPGLKGDQGMPGADANVPKLSFSAALTFPMLTAGTIVFDKIFVNEGQFYDPRTGVFTAPIDGRYFFSAILTGHKNEKIEAVLSKSNYGMARVDSGGYQPEGLENKPVAEAKITPGSLAVFNIILPLQAGDTVCIDLVMGKLAHSVEPLTIFNGMLLYEQM comes from the exons GAACTGGTGCGCGTATGTGGTGACGAAGACAGTGAGCTGTGTGGTGGAGGATGGGGTGGAGACCTACGTAAAGCCTGACTACCACCCCTGCTCCTGGGGTACACAGTGCTCCCGCATGGTGAC GTATCGAACATATATGAAGCCACGATACAAGGTGGCCTACAAGATGGTGACAGACATGGAGTGGAAGTGTTGCACTGGTTACACAGGGGATGACTGTAGCGAAGTCCAGAGTGGAGGGTCTGGGACACAGATTGCTACAGCCAGACCCCGGCCTAATCCCTCCCGACCTGGACAGACGGGATCCGGGACAGGTCATGGAGGACAGAGTGGGGGAGATG GGCGAGGAGACATCGATAAGATGCGGCAGCTGGAGGACAAGATTCAGAGCCTGACCAAAGACCTCCACGATCTGCAGTCTACCCTTAGAGACATGAACGAACGTTTCCATGAGGAGATGCGCAAACCGGGCTTTAGTGGTGGGACCAAGAACCCAGCAGACGCAGCCCAGCCCGAGATGAAGGAGACCATCAACAGCATCCAGACTAAACTAGACCAGCTGGACAACCGAACCAAGGCCCACGACAAGACCTTGGTCAACATTAACAACCACCTGGTCAATGGAAATGGAGGTGGTGGAAATGACCTTGGGGGTGGTGGTGCTGGTGGCACCGGAGGGATTAGTGGCACAAAGCTCAACACACTAAAAGAGGAGATCCTGAGTGAGCTGGAGAGGAGGGTGTCACTGTCCTGCTCCACTTGCCAGTCTGGAGTGGAGGACTTGCGAAGGCTGCAGCAgcaggacagggagaggatcCAGGCTCTGGAGAAGCAGCTGAACACATTGGATGACCTGCGACGCGATGTGACACGATCTCAGAGCTGCTGCAACACTGTAACCGACCTGAAGAACAGGGTCACAGATGCAGAAAGAAAGATCAGCATTGTATCAGAGAACTATGATGTCATCCAGAACCGCCTGGATAAGGACCTGGGTGGTGTTCTTGGCTCTGGTGGTGACAGTGGATTACCCAAGGTGATAGAGGACAGGCTGGACAACCGTCTGAAGGACCTGGAGAGGCGGGTGAACAGCACAGTGCAGCATACGGAGGAGAGCTGTGCCTTCATAGAGAATGACCTGAAGGATTACTTTCACCGTGAGCTGGGCGACCTCCGGACAGTGTTCCTAGACCGCTTCGATGACCAGGGCTACCGCATTGCAGACATAGAGTTGGACGTGGGAATCATAAAGGACAGAGTGTTGGACCACGACAACAAGCTTTCCCATCTGGAAAACTGCACAGCACTCCAAAACAAGACTCTGACTGACTGTGGCTGTGGAGGAACTGGAGAAAATGCTGATGATGGAGACACTGTGAAGTCTATCACATGGAGGGTGGTGGCCAACGAGGATAAGATTCGCCGCTTCGACACACGGATCAAGGACCTGTCAATTTCGGGAGACTCGCTAATGGACAAGGTGGTAGACCTCAGCCACGATATCCGCAAGATCAAAGACTTGACCGGAAACAACGGGGAGCACTTTAACCGCATTGTTACTGAGATTGAGATGTTAGGTCGTGGCGTGGATGACTGCGATATCTGTGGAAGAGTAGAAGACGAATTGAAGATCCTGAAGAACCACACGCAGCACACCCTAAACCGTTGGGAGAAAGACATCAATAACATACGGACACGTGTGGACTCGGACCAGAGCTCCTGCTCCCAGGTGTGCTCCACCCtgcaggaggaggtggggaaaCTGCGGGAGGATGTGGACAAGTGCAATGGCCAGTGTAAGATCCGCCTGGAGACACCAACAACAGGTACCGGAGGTGGAGGCCTGGATGACCCCCAGAAGCCCCTGGATGGCCACAGCGTGATTGGAGGAACGACCAACAACGGCCACCTTCAGGGTGAGCTGTCAGGGGTCATCCTGACCTTCAGCTCTATCAATGACACCCTGAAGGGCCTGGAGCACATTGTGCAGAAACACGGCAGCGTCATCACCGACCTCGGCAACACAAAGGACAAGATCATCTCCGAGCTGGACAAGATTCAGCAGGAAGTGACCGAGCACATCGAGGATAGCCGTGACCGTCTCGACAGTGTGGATCGTGACGTGCGCCGTTTCGAGAGCACCCTGGTGGTGGAAATGGGTGACTGCAAGCGTTCTGGCGACGGTCTGGAAAAGAGGCTGTCCAAGATGGAAGGCGTTTGTGGGCGGCTGGACGGTGTCTCAGACTCACTCCAAAAGATCAAGGAGGGGCTGAACAAGCATGTGACGGGCCTGTGGAACTGTGTAAACAGCCTAAATGCCACCGTCATCTCCCACGAAGGGGTCATCGAGAACATCCAGACCACTCAGCTGGATAGGATACATGGAAAGATCAAGAATCTCAACTCGTCCGTGAACCACATCCTCAAAGAGTTCCAGAACCTTTCAGAACAGGACCTGACTG GCTTGCCTGGTCCTCCAGGTCCTTCTGGGGAAAGAGGGTTCCCAGGGTTGCCAGGCCTTAAAGGGCCACAAGGCAGGGATGGACCTCCgggcaggcagggagagaaTGGGCCCAGAGGACCACCAG GTCTCAAAGGGGATCAAG GTATGCCAGGGGCTGATGCGAACGTGCCTAAACTTTCCTTCTCAGCAGCTCTCACCTTCCCCATGCTCACCGCTGGCACCATCGTCTTTGACAAGATCTTTGTAAATGAGGGACAGTTTTATGACCCACGGACAG GTGTATTTACGGCACCTATTGATGGCCGTTACTTCTTCAGTGCCATCCTGACAGGCCACAAGAATGAGAAAATTGAGGCGGTACTGTCCAAGTCCAACTACGGTATGGCCCGTGTGGATTCCGGGGGATACCAGCCAGAGGGCCTGGAGAACAAGCCAGTGGCCGAGGCCAAGATCACCCCTGGTTCCCTTGCCGTGTTCAACATCATCCTACCCCTTCAGGCTGGAGACACTGTCTGTATCGACCTAGTTATGGGCAAGCTGGCCCACTCTGTAGAGCCTCTCACCATCTTCAACGGAATGCTGCTGTATGAACAGATGTGA